A part of Patagioenas fasciata isolate bPatFas1 chromosome 30, bPatFas1.hap1, whole genome shotgun sequence genomic DNA contains:
- the LOC136112675 gene encoding uncharacterized protein, giving the protein MRKIYQYLRGRCAHRNRGYSNEISSHHSGSRGLSNLHGHGSFFCSGEGSVIYSRRPSFAQPIPASSTYGIAGGYTCGGDGSIVIDNSNDGGTSGWGTERGTVPVYGSGGGGSTCHTGTLGSTEGGGSGYGYDASPRENALTGGVRGGSGYCSTGSGYGFGGHSGPELSYGGGGSFQDMQQKCPVVVPNIKAQQSKQTSQWPHSQKK; this is encoded by the exons ATGAGGAAG aTTTATCAGTATCTCCGAGGGAGATGTGCCCACCGGAACAGGGGCTACAGCAATGAGATCTCCTCACACCACAGCGGCAGCAGGGGCTTGTCAAACCTCCACGGACACGGCTCCTTCTTTTGTAGCGGGGAAGGCTCAGTCATCTACAGCCGGAGACCTTCATTTGCCCAGCCCATCCCAGCGTCCTCCACCTACGGCATTGCCGGGGGCTACACGTGTGGTGGGGATGGATCTATTGTAATAGACAACAGCAACGATGGGGGAACATCTGGCTGGGGCACTGAGCGGGGGACAGTCCCAGTCTATGGCAGCGGTGGTGGAGGATCCACCTGCCACACTGGGACACTGGGCAGCACTGAAGGAGGAGGCTCCGGATACGGATATGATGCATCACCGAGAGAAAATGCCTTAACAGGTGGGGTCAGAGGTGGGTCAGGGTATTgtagcacaggatcaggctatggCTTCGGGGGACACTCAGGCCCAGAGCTCAGCTATGGAGGTGGTGGTTCCTTCCAGGACATGCAGCAGAAATGCCCCGTTGTCGTTCCCAACATCAAGGCCCAGCAGAGCAAGCAGACCAGCCAGTGGCCACACAGCCAGAAGAAGTGA
- the LOC136112673 gene encoding uncharacterized protein: MCSRQTSGGCHETSSQSHGCHSGGSSCCGGSSSSYQAQGYSCCGGSGSGSYGGSSGGSGKIIVSSGGGGGGSCGSSGGSSGYGMGGGGSSGGSSGSKSIIGGGSSGGSSGYCSGGSSGYGMGGGGSSGGSSGGKIIIVGGSSGGSSGCCSGGSSGYGMGGGSSGGSSGSKSIIGGGSSGGSSGYCGGGSSGYGMGGGSSGGSSGSKSIIGGGSSGGSSGCCSGGSSGYGMGGGSSGGSSGSKSIIGGGSIGGSSGYCSGGSSGYGMGGGGGSSGGSSGGKIIIVGGSSGGSSGCCSGGSSGYGMGGGSSGGSSGSKSIIGGGSSGGSSGYCGGGSSGYGMGGGSSGGSSGSKSIIGGGSSGGSSGYCGGGSSGYGMGGGSSGGSSGSKSIIGGGSSGGSSGYCGGGSSGYGMGGGSSGGSSGSKSIIGGGSSGGSSGYCGGGSSGYGMGGGSSGGSSGSKSIIGGGSSGGSSGYCGGGSSGYGMGGGSSGSSGGSSDGKIIIVGGSSGGSSGCCSGGSSGGSGGSGHSTQQKCPIVIPHIESHQTKQSCHWPSSHHKCGLLPKLALTVLMAKLLPAEQTQFGLQEPRCGAEMEQQAAVWTSCRAALPAWPQHTAMQPSRSASLESLVLGALSKLEERHIR; this comes from the exons ATGTGCTCCAGACAGACCTCCGGAGGCTGCCATGAAACATCCTCCCAGTCCCACGGATGCCACAGCGGAGGCTCCTCCTGCTGTGGGGGCAGCTCCTCCAGCTACCAGGCCCAGGGCTACTCCTGCTGTGGGGGCTCAGGCTCGGGCAGCTACGGCGGGAGCAGCGGGGGCTCTGGCAAGATCATTGTCAGCTcaggtggtggaggaggtggCTCAT GTGGAAGTAGTGGAGGATCCTCAGGCTACGGCATGGGAGGAGGAGGATCCAGTGGTGGGTCTTCAGGATCAAAGAGCATAATTGGAGGTGGAAGTAGTGGAGGATCATCCGGATATTGCAGCGGGGGATCCTCAGGCTATGGCATGGGAGGAGGAGGATCCAGTGGTGGGTCTTCTGGTGGCAAGATCATAATCGTAGGTGGAAGCAGTGGAGGTTCCTCTGGATGCTGTAGTGGGGGCTCCTCAGGCTACGGTATGGGAGGAGGATCCAGTGGTGGGTCTTCAGGATCAAAGAGCATAATTGGAGGTGGAAGTAGTGGAGGATCATCCGGATACTGCGGTGGGGGTTCCTCAGGCTATGGCATGGGAGGAGGATCCAGTGGTGGGTCTTCAGGATCAAAGAGCATAATTGGAG GTGGAAGCAGTGGAGGTTCCTCTGGATGCTGTAGTGGGGGCTCCTCAGGCTACGGTATGGGAGGAGGATCCAGTGGTGGGTCTTCAGGATCAAAGAGCATAATTGGAGGTGGAAGTATTGGAGGATCATCTGGATACTGCAGTGGTGGATCCTCAGGCTACGgcatgggaggaggaggaggatccaGTGGTGGGTCTTCTGGTGGCAAGATCATAATCGTAGGTGGAAGCAGTGGAGGTTCCTCTGGATGCTGTAGTGGGGGCTCCTCAGGCTACGGTATGGGAGGAGGATCCAGTGGTGGGTCTTCAGGATCAAAGAGCATAATTGGAGGTGGAAGTAGTGGAGGATCATCTGGATACTGCGGTGGGGGATCCTCAGGCTATGGCATGGGAGGAGGATCCAGTGGTGGGTCTTCAGGATCAAAGAGCATAATTGGAGGTGGAAGCAGTGGAGGATCATCCGGATACTGCGGTGGGGGATCCTCAGGCTATGGCATGGGAGGAGGATCCAGTGGTGGGTCTTCAGGATCAAAGAGCATAATTGGAGGTGGAAGCAGTGGAGGATCATCCGGATACTGCGGTGGGGGATCCTCAGGCTATGGCATGGGAGGAGGATCCAGTGGTGGGTCTTCAGGATCAAAGAGCATAATTGGAGGTGGAAGCAGTGGAGGATCATCCGGATACTGCGGTGGGGGATCCTCAGGCTATGGCATGGGAGGAGGATCCAGTGGTGGGTCTTCAGGATCAAAGAGCATAATTGGAGGTGGAAGCAGTGGAGGATCATCCGGATACTGCGGTGGGGGATCCTCAGGCTATGGCATGGGAGGAGGATCCAGTG GATCCAGTGGTGGGTCTTCTGATGGCAAGATCATAATTGTAGGTGGAAGCAGTGGAGGTTCCTCTGGATGCTGCAGTGGAGGATCCAGTG GGGGTAGTGGAGGGTCTGGCCATTCCACCCAGCAGAAATGCCCTATTGTCATTCCCCACATCGAGTCACATCAGACCAAGCAGTCCTGCCACTGGCCCTCCAGCCACCACAA ATGTGGCCTTTTGCCAAAGCTGGCACTCACTGTCCTCATGGCAAAATTGCTCccagctgaacagacccagttcggTCTGCAAGAGCCGCGCTGTGGGGCTGAGATGGAGCAGCAGGCTGCAGTGTGGACATCGTGCCGGGCAGCACTACCAGCATGGCCACAACACACGGCCATGCAGCCCTCCAGATCGGCTTCCCTGGAGTCCCTGGTGCTTGGTGCTCTTTCCAAGCTAGAGGAAAGACACATCAGATGA
- the LOC136112938 gene encoding uncharacterized protein, producing MGSRQQKGDGHGISEQSGGCHSSGGGGGSCHGSGGGGGSCHGSGGGGSIGYQTQGSSCHGGGGSGGGGGAIYQTHISSSSFGKGEGSGQQSQGSISGGGGGGGGSGHHEHGSICIIGGGGGSGGGGGSGHQSQGPICIGGGGGGGGGGGSGHQGQGPICIGGGGGGGGGGGGGGGSSHQSQGPICIGGGNIGGGGGGGSGGGGGSGHQGQGPICIGGGGGGGGGGGSSHQSQGPICIGGGSSGGGGGGGGSSHQGQGPICIGGGSIGGGGGGGGSGHQSQGPICIGGGGGGGGGGSSHQGQGPICIGGGSIGGGGGGGGGGGSGHQSQGPICIGGGGGSSHQSQGPICIGGGSIGGGGGGGGGGGGSGHQGQGPIYIGGGSIGGGGGGGGGGGGGSGHQGQGPICIGSGSIGGGGGGGGGGGGSGHQGQGPICIGGGSIGGGGGGGGGGGGGSGHQGQGAIYIGGGSIGGGGGGGGGGGGGSGHQGQGPICIGSGSIGGGGGGGGGGGGSGHQGQGPIYIGGGSTGGGGGGGGGGGGSGHQGQGPIYIGGGSTGGGGGGGGGGGGSGHQGQGPICIGGGSTGGGGGGGGGGSSHHGQGSICIIGGGGSGHQSHGSSSSGGGGSGGGSSSSGGLSIQQKTQPISWPPQTKHK from the exons ATGGGTTCCCGTCAGCAGAAGGGCGATGGTCACGGGATCTCTGAACAGTCTGGTGGATGCCACAGCAGTGGTGGTGGAGGAGGTTCATGCCACGGGAGTGGTGGAGGAGGAGGTTCATGCCACGGGAGTGGTGGAGGAGGATCTATAGGATACCAGACCCAAGGATCATCCTGCCACGGAGGAGGAGGCAGCGGTGGTGGCGGTGGTGCTATTTACCAGACCCACATATCATCTTCCTCCTTTGGAAAAGGAGAAGGTTCGGGCCAACAGAGCCAAGGATCCATCAGTGGCGgtggaggaggtggtggtgggtCAGGCCACCATGAACACGGATCCATCTGCATTATTGGAGGTGGAGGTGGTAGTGGTGGAGGTGGTGGTTCAGGACACCAAAGTCAAGGTCCCATCTGTATtggtggtggtggaggaggaggaggtggaggtggtTCAGGCCACCAGGGCCAAGGCCCCATCTGCATTGGAggtggtggtggcggtggtggAGGCGGAGGTGGAGGAGGTGGTTCCAGCCACCAGAGTCAAGGCCCCATCTGCATTGGAGGTGGAAAtataggaggaggaggaggaggtggaagtGGAGGTGGAGGTGGTTCTGGCCACCAGGGCCAAGGCCCCATCTGCataggaggtggtggtggtggaggtggAGGAGGTGGTTCCAGCCACCAGAGCCAAGGCCCCATCTGCATTGGAGGTGGAAGCAGTGGAGGTG GAGGTGGCGGAGGAGGTTCAAGTCACCAGGGCCAAGGCCCCATCTGCATTGGAGGTGGCAGCataggaggaggaggcggcggaggtGGTTCAGGTCACCAGAGCCAAGGTCCCATCTGCATtggtggtggtggaggaggtGGCGGAGGTGGTTCAAGTCACCAGGGCCAAGGCCCCATCTGCATAGGAGGTGGCAGcataggaggaggaggaggtggaggcggAGGAGGTGGTTCAGGTCACCAGAGCCAAGGTCCTATCTGCATTGGTGGCGGAGGTGGTTCAAGCCACCAGAGCCAAGGTCCTATCTGCATCGGAGGTGGCAGtataggaggaggaggaggaggcggcggcggaggaggTGGTTCTGGCCATCAGGGCCAAGGCCCCATCTACATTGGAGGTGGCAGcataggaggaggaggaggaggaggcggtggcGGAGGAGGTGGTTCTGGCCACCAGGGCCAAGGTCCCATCTGCATTGGAAGTGGCAGcataggaggaggaggaggaggcggcggcggaggaggTGGTTCTGGCCATCAGGGCCAAGGCCCCATCTGCATAGGAGGTGGCAGcataggaggaggaggaggaggaggcggcggcggaggaggTGGTTCTGGCCACCAGGGCCAAGGCGCCATCTATATTGGAGGTGGCAGcataggaggaggaggaggaggaggcggtggcGGAGGAGGTGGTTCTGGCCACCAGGGCCAAGGTCCCATCTGCATTGGAAGTGGCAGcataggaggaggaggaggaggcggcggcggaggaggTGGTTCTGGCCACCAGGGCCAAGGCCCCATCTACATTGGAGGtggcagcacaggaggaggaggaggaggcggcggcggaggaggTGGTTCTGGCCACCAGGGCCAAGGCCCCATCTACATTGGAGGtggcagcacaggaggaggaggaggcggcggcggcggaggaggtGGTTCTGGCCACCAGGGCCAAGGCCCCATCTGCATTGGAGGtggcagcacaggaggaggaggcggcggcggaggaggTGGTTCCAGCCACCATGGTCAAGGATCCATCTGCATCAttggtggaggtggctcaggtcACCAGAGCCATGGATCATCCTCTTCTGGAGGAGGCGGCAGTGGAGGTGGTTCATCCAGTTCTGGAGGTCTGTCCATTCAACAGAAGACCCAGCCAATCTCCTGGCCACCGCAGACTAAACACAAGTAG